From Hippoglossus stenolepis isolate QCI-W04-F060 chromosome 19, HSTE1.2, whole genome shotgun sequence, the proteins below share one genomic window:
- the pan3 gene encoding PAN2-PAN3 deadenylation complex subunit PAN3 isoform X3: MNSGLPVSAAPLGGVGIPNVKVKFCRYYAKDKTCFYGEECQFLHEDPSMTSLPLHGGGSSPVPLSMAGGGGTPAGYPLGGSAAACPGSGGTGVSKKSETLGPAGTSLEGQMLTIPGMEGATLSDASLTNSYFSSSFIGVNGFGSPAESKYSMMQRMTTSSSSPSLLNDGAKNFSHSTHDPVNSPTSSLFSDFGALSISQRRKAPNPAASEFIPKGAPRMATMPQSPVQAFPSPVFPHPSLSSSTAAALAPGMSLSAGSSPLHSPKITPHTSPAPRRRSHTPNPANYMGPTSAADQGAHIIQKETVGGTTYFYTDNTPAPMAGMVFPTYHIYPPTAPHVAYMQPKANAPSFFMADELRQELINRHLITMAQIDHSENPDVPSEVDSYHSLFPIEPLPPPNRMQKTSNFSYITSCYKAVNSKDDLPYCLRRIHGFRLVNTKCMMLVDMWKKIQHSNSVTLREVFTTKAFGDHSLVFSYDFHAGAETMFGRHFNDPAADSYFTKRKWGQHEPPPPRQHAGLLPESLIWAYIVQLSSALRTIHTAGLACRVMDPSKILITGKTRLRVNCVGVFDVLTFDSSQTNHLALMPQYQQADLVSLGKVVLALACNSLAGIQRENLQKAMELVSINYSSDLKNLILYLLTEQSRLRSVNDIMPMIGARFYTQLDASQMRNDVIEEDLAKEVQNGRLFRLLAKLGTINERPEFQKDPSWSETGDRYLLKLFRDHLFHQVTEAGTPWIDLSHIVSCLNKLDAGVPEKISLVSRDEKSILVVTYSDLKRCFDSTFQELQAAASGSL; encoded by the exons ATGAACAGTGGACTCCCAGTTTCAGCTGCTCCGCTCGGGGGTGTCGGGATACCCAATGTCAAGGTGAAGTTCTGCCGATACTATGCGAAAGACAAGACGTGCTTTTACGGAGAAGAATGTCAGTTCCTGCATGAAGATCCGTCCATGACAAGCCTGCCACTGCACGGTGGCGGCAGTAGCCCCGTCCCGTTGTCCATGGCCGGGGGTGGCGGGACGCCAGCGGGGTATCCCCTCGGTGGCTCCGCGGCGGCCTGCCCGGGTTCCGGGGGGACCGGAGTGTCCAAAAAGAGCGAAACCTTGGGGCCTGCAGGCACGTCGCTGGAGGGACAGATGTTAACCA TCCCAGGGATGGAGGGCGCAACCCTGAGCGATGCCAGTCTCACCAACTCTtacttcagcagcagcttcataggAGTCAATGGGTTTGGAAGCCCAGCAGAGTCTAAATACTCCATGATGCAG CGAATGActaccagcagcagctcccccaGTCTCCTCAATGACGGTGCCAAGAACTTCAGCCACAGCACTCACG ATCCAGTGAATTCTCCGACATCCTCACTCTTCAGTGATTTTGGTGCTCTCAGCATTTCTCAAAGGAGAAAG GCTCCTAACCCAGCAGCGAGTGAGTTCATCCCTAAGGGAGCTCCACGTATGGCCACCATGCCACAGTCCCCTGTCCAGGCCTTCCCCTCGCCTGTCTTTCCACATCCCAGtctcagcagctccacagctgctgcactggcTCCAG GCATGTCCTTGTCTGCCggctcttctcctctccactccCCCAAAATAACGCCGCACACCTCACCTGCCCCTCGTCGGCGCAGTCATACCCCAAACCCTGCAAACTACATGGGGCCCACCAGTGCAGCGGACCAGGGCGCTCACATTATCCAGAAAGAAACTGTAGGGGGGACTACCTACTTCTACACAGACAACACCCCAGCACCGATGGCGGGGATG GTGTTTCCTACGTACCATATCTACCCCCCCACTGCACCCCATGTGGCTTACATGCAGCCGAAAGCGAATGCCCCGTCCTTCTTTATGGCTGATGAGCTTCGACAG GAGTTAATAAACAGACATCTGATAACCATGGCCCAGATTGACCACTCAGAAAACCCAG ATGTACCGTCTGAAGTGGACAGCTACCACAGCCTGTTCCCCATCGAGCCCCTCCCCCCACCAAACCGCATGCAGAAGACCAGCAACTTCAGCTACATCACCTCCTGCTACAAGGCCGTCAACAGCAAGGATGACCTGCCTTACTGCCTAAGGAGGATACATG gTTTCCGCCTCGTTAACACCAAGTGCATGATGCTGGTCGACATGTGGAAGAAGATCCAGCACTCAAACTCTGTAACACTGAGGGAGGTCTTCACCACCAAGGCCTTTGGAGACCACT CGTTGGTGTTCTCTTACGACTTCCACGCGGGTGCAGAAACCATGTTCGGGAGACACTTCAATGACCCAGCAGCGGACTCGTACTTTACTAAGAGGAAGTGGG GACAACATGAGCCTCCTCCACCACGGCAGCACGCAGGTCTGCTCCCAGAGTCTCTGATCTGGGCCTACATTGTTCAGCTAAGCTCGGCCCTGCGCACCATCCACACCGCGGGCCTCGCCTGTCGTGTCATGGACCCCAGCAAGATTCTCATCACTGGCAAGACCAG GTTACGGGTGAACTGTGTTGGAGTGTTTGATGTCTTAACATTTGACAGCAGTCAGACCAATCATCTTGCCCTAATGCCACAGTACCAG CAAGCAGACCTAGTGTCACTGGGCAAGGTGGTGCTGGCGTTGGCATGTAACTCCCTGGCTGGCATTCAAAGGGAGAACCTGCAAAAGGCCATGGAGCTGGTGTCTATCAACTACTCTTCAGACCTCAAGAACCTCATTCT gtatCTGCTGACAGAACAGTCTCGCCTGCGCAGCGTCAATGACATTATGCCAATGATCGGAGCCCGATTCTACACACAACTAGATGCATCGCAGATGAGGAACGATGTCATCGAGGAGGACCTGGCCAAG GAGGTACAAAATGGCCGTCTCTTCCGTCTGTTGGCCAAACTGGGCACCATCAATGAGCGTCCAGA GTTTCAGAAGGACCCATCGTGGTCAGAGACGGGGGACCGCTACCTGTTGAAGCTTTTCCGGGATCACTTGTTTCACCAGGTGACAGAAGCTGGGACGCCCTGGATCGACCTCAGCCACATCGTCTCCTGCCTCAACAAA ctGGATGCTGGTGTTCCTGAGAAGATCAGTCTTGTGTCTCGGGATGAGAAAAGCATCCTGGTTGTGACCTACTCGGACCTGAAGCGCTGCTTTGACAGCACCTTCCAggagctgcaggctgcagcCTCTGGCTCTCTGTAG
- the pan3 gene encoding PAN2-PAN3 deadenylation complex subunit PAN3 isoform X2: MNHSLIIGGGGGSGAMNSGLPVSAAPLGGVGIPNVKVKFCRYYAKDKTCFYGEECQFLHEDPSMTSLPLHGGGSSPVPLSMAGGGGTPAGYPLGGSAAACPGSGGTGVSKKSETLGPAGTSLEGQMLTIPGMEGATLSDASLTNSYFSSSFIGVNGFGSPAESKYSMMQRMTTSSSSPSLLNDGAKNFSHSTHDPVNSPTSSLFSDFGALSISQRRKAPNPAASEFIPKGAPRMATMPQSPVQAFPSPVFPHPSLSSSTAAALAPGMSLSAGSSPLHSPKITPHTSPAPRRRSHTPNPANYMGPTSAADQGAHIIQKETVGGTTYFYTDNTPAPMAGMVFPTYHIYPPTAPHVAYMQPKANAPSFFMADELRQELINRHLITMAQIDHSENPDVPSEVDSYHSLFPIEPLPPPNRMQKTSNFSYITSCYKAVNSKDDLPYCLRRIHGFRLVNTKCMMLVDMWKKIQHSNSVTLREVFTTKAFGDHSLVFSYDFHAGAETMFGRHFNDPAADSYFTKRKWGQHEPPPPRQHAGLLPESLIWAYIVQLSSALRTIHTAGLACRVMDPSKILITGKTRLRVNCVGVFDVLTFDSSQTNHLALMPQYQQADLVSLGKVVLALACNSLAGIQRENLQKAMELVSINYSSDLKNLILYLLTEQSRLRSVNDIMPMIGARFYTQLDASQMRNDVIEEDLAKEVQNGRLFRLLAKLGTINERPEFQKDPSWSETGDRYLLKLFRDHLFHQVTEAGTPWIDLSHIVSCLNKLDAGVPEKISLVSRDEKSILVVTYSDLKRCFDSTFQELQAAASGSL, from the exons ATGAACCATAGCCTTATAAT cggcggcggcggcggcagcggtgCCATGAACAGTGGACTCCCAGTTTCAGCTGCTCCGCTCGGGGGTGTCGGGATACCCAATGTCAAGGTGAAGTTCTGCCGATACTATGCGAAAGACAAGACGTGCTTTTACGGAGAAGAATGTCAGTTCCTGCATGAAGATCCGTCCATGACAAGCCTGCCACTGCACGGTGGCGGCAGTAGCCCCGTCCCGTTGTCCATGGCCGGGGGTGGCGGGACGCCAGCGGGGTATCCCCTCGGTGGCTCCGCGGCGGCCTGCCCGGGTTCCGGGGGGACCGGAGTGTCCAAAAAGAGCGAAACCTTGGGGCCTGCAGGCACGTCGCTGGAGGGACAGATGTTAACCA TCCCAGGGATGGAGGGCGCAACCCTGAGCGATGCCAGTCTCACCAACTCTtacttcagcagcagcttcataggAGTCAATGGGTTTGGAAGCCCAGCAGAGTCTAAATACTCCATGATGCAG CGAATGActaccagcagcagctcccccaGTCTCCTCAATGACGGTGCCAAGAACTTCAGCCACAGCACTCACG ATCCAGTGAATTCTCCGACATCCTCACTCTTCAGTGATTTTGGTGCTCTCAGCATTTCTCAAAGGAGAAAG GCTCCTAACCCAGCAGCGAGTGAGTTCATCCCTAAGGGAGCTCCACGTATGGCCACCATGCCACAGTCCCCTGTCCAGGCCTTCCCCTCGCCTGTCTTTCCACATCCCAGtctcagcagctccacagctgctgcactggcTCCAG GCATGTCCTTGTCTGCCggctcttctcctctccactccCCCAAAATAACGCCGCACACCTCACCTGCCCCTCGTCGGCGCAGTCATACCCCAAACCCTGCAAACTACATGGGGCCCACCAGTGCAGCGGACCAGGGCGCTCACATTATCCAGAAAGAAACTGTAGGGGGGACTACCTACTTCTACACAGACAACACCCCAGCACCGATGGCGGGGATG GTGTTTCCTACGTACCATATCTACCCCCCCACTGCACCCCATGTGGCTTACATGCAGCCGAAAGCGAATGCCCCGTCCTTCTTTATGGCTGATGAGCTTCGACAG GAGTTAATAAACAGACATCTGATAACCATGGCCCAGATTGACCACTCAGAAAACCCAG ATGTACCGTCTGAAGTGGACAGCTACCACAGCCTGTTCCCCATCGAGCCCCTCCCCCCACCAAACCGCATGCAGAAGACCAGCAACTTCAGCTACATCACCTCCTGCTACAAGGCCGTCAACAGCAAGGATGACCTGCCTTACTGCCTAAGGAGGATACATG gTTTCCGCCTCGTTAACACCAAGTGCATGATGCTGGTCGACATGTGGAAGAAGATCCAGCACTCAAACTCTGTAACACTGAGGGAGGTCTTCACCACCAAGGCCTTTGGAGACCACT CGTTGGTGTTCTCTTACGACTTCCACGCGGGTGCAGAAACCATGTTCGGGAGACACTTCAATGACCCAGCAGCGGACTCGTACTTTACTAAGAGGAAGTGGG GACAACATGAGCCTCCTCCACCACGGCAGCACGCAGGTCTGCTCCCAGAGTCTCTGATCTGGGCCTACATTGTTCAGCTAAGCTCGGCCCTGCGCACCATCCACACCGCGGGCCTCGCCTGTCGTGTCATGGACCCCAGCAAGATTCTCATCACTGGCAAGACCAG GTTACGGGTGAACTGTGTTGGAGTGTTTGATGTCTTAACATTTGACAGCAGTCAGACCAATCATCTTGCCCTAATGCCACAGTACCAG CAAGCAGACCTAGTGTCACTGGGCAAGGTGGTGCTGGCGTTGGCATGTAACTCCCTGGCTGGCATTCAAAGGGAGAACCTGCAAAAGGCCATGGAGCTGGTGTCTATCAACTACTCTTCAGACCTCAAGAACCTCATTCT gtatCTGCTGACAGAACAGTCTCGCCTGCGCAGCGTCAATGACATTATGCCAATGATCGGAGCCCGATTCTACACACAACTAGATGCATCGCAGATGAGGAACGATGTCATCGAGGAGGACCTGGCCAAG GAGGTACAAAATGGCCGTCTCTTCCGTCTGTTGGCCAAACTGGGCACCATCAATGAGCGTCCAGA GTTTCAGAAGGACCCATCGTGGTCAGAGACGGGGGACCGCTACCTGTTGAAGCTTTTCCGGGATCACTTGTTTCACCAGGTGACAGAAGCTGGGACGCCCTGGATCGACCTCAGCCACATCGTCTCCTGCCTCAACAAA ctGGATGCTGGTGTTCCTGAGAAGATCAGTCTTGTGTCTCGGGATGAGAAAAGCATCCTGGTTGTGACCTACTCGGACCTGAAGCGCTGCTTTGACAGCACCTTCCAggagctgcaggctgcagcCTCTGGCTCTCTGTAG
- the pan3 gene encoding PAN2-PAN3 deadenylation complex subunit PAN3 isoform X1 — MNHSLIISGGGGGSGAMNSGLPVSAAPLGGVGIPNVKVKFCRYYAKDKTCFYGEECQFLHEDPSMTSLPLHGGGSSPVPLSMAGGGGTPAGYPLGGSAAACPGSGGTGVSKKSETLGPAGTSLEGQMLTIPGMEGATLSDASLTNSYFSSSFIGVNGFGSPAESKYSMMQRMTTSSSSPSLLNDGAKNFSHSTHDPVNSPTSSLFSDFGALSISQRRKAPNPAASEFIPKGAPRMATMPQSPVQAFPSPVFPHPSLSSSTAAALAPGMSLSAGSSPLHSPKITPHTSPAPRRRSHTPNPANYMGPTSAADQGAHIIQKETVGGTTYFYTDNTPAPMAGMVFPTYHIYPPTAPHVAYMQPKANAPSFFMADELRQELINRHLITMAQIDHSENPDVPSEVDSYHSLFPIEPLPPPNRMQKTSNFSYITSCYKAVNSKDDLPYCLRRIHGFRLVNTKCMMLVDMWKKIQHSNSVTLREVFTTKAFGDHSLVFSYDFHAGAETMFGRHFNDPAADSYFTKRKWGQHEPPPPRQHAGLLPESLIWAYIVQLSSALRTIHTAGLACRVMDPSKILITGKTRLRVNCVGVFDVLTFDSSQTNHLALMPQYQQADLVSLGKVVLALACNSLAGIQRENLQKAMELVSINYSSDLKNLILYLLTEQSRLRSVNDIMPMIGARFYTQLDASQMRNDVIEEDLAKEVQNGRLFRLLAKLGTINERPEFQKDPSWSETGDRYLLKLFRDHLFHQVTEAGTPWIDLSHIVSCLNKLDAGVPEKISLVSRDEKSILVVTYSDLKRCFDSTFQELQAAASGSL; from the exons ATGAACCATAGCCTTATAAT cagcggcggcggcggcggcagcggtgCCATGAACAGTGGACTCCCAGTTTCAGCTGCTCCGCTCGGGGGTGTCGGGATACCCAATGTCAAGGTGAAGTTCTGCCGATACTATGCGAAAGACAAGACGTGCTTTTACGGAGAAGAATGTCAGTTCCTGCATGAAGATCCGTCCATGACAAGCCTGCCACTGCACGGTGGCGGCAGTAGCCCCGTCCCGTTGTCCATGGCCGGGGGTGGCGGGACGCCAGCGGGGTATCCCCTCGGTGGCTCCGCGGCGGCCTGCCCGGGTTCCGGGGGGACCGGAGTGTCCAAAAAGAGCGAAACCTTGGGGCCTGCAGGCACGTCGCTGGAGGGACAGATGTTAACCA TCCCAGGGATGGAGGGCGCAACCCTGAGCGATGCCAGTCTCACCAACTCTtacttcagcagcagcttcataggAGTCAATGGGTTTGGAAGCCCAGCAGAGTCTAAATACTCCATGATGCAG CGAATGActaccagcagcagctcccccaGTCTCCTCAATGACGGTGCCAAGAACTTCAGCCACAGCACTCACG ATCCAGTGAATTCTCCGACATCCTCACTCTTCAGTGATTTTGGTGCTCTCAGCATTTCTCAAAGGAGAAAG GCTCCTAACCCAGCAGCGAGTGAGTTCATCCCTAAGGGAGCTCCACGTATGGCCACCATGCCACAGTCCCCTGTCCAGGCCTTCCCCTCGCCTGTCTTTCCACATCCCAGtctcagcagctccacagctgctgcactggcTCCAG GCATGTCCTTGTCTGCCggctcttctcctctccactccCCCAAAATAACGCCGCACACCTCACCTGCCCCTCGTCGGCGCAGTCATACCCCAAACCCTGCAAACTACATGGGGCCCACCAGTGCAGCGGACCAGGGCGCTCACATTATCCAGAAAGAAACTGTAGGGGGGACTACCTACTTCTACACAGACAACACCCCAGCACCGATGGCGGGGATG GTGTTTCCTACGTACCATATCTACCCCCCCACTGCACCCCATGTGGCTTACATGCAGCCGAAAGCGAATGCCCCGTCCTTCTTTATGGCTGATGAGCTTCGACAG GAGTTAATAAACAGACATCTGATAACCATGGCCCAGATTGACCACTCAGAAAACCCAG ATGTACCGTCTGAAGTGGACAGCTACCACAGCCTGTTCCCCATCGAGCCCCTCCCCCCACCAAACCGCATGCAGAAGACCAGCAACTTCAGCTACATCACCTCCTGCTACAAGGCCGTCAACAGCAAGGATGACCTGCCTTACTGCCTAAGGAGGATACATG gTTTCCGCCTCGTTAACACCAAGTGCATGATGCTGGTCGACATGTGGAAGAAGATCCAGCACTCAAACTCTGTAACACTGAGGGAGGTCTTCACCACCAAGGCCTTTGGAGACCACT CGTTGGTGTTCTCTTACGACTTCCACGCGGGTGCAGAAACCATGTTCGGGAGACACTTCAATGACCCAGCAGCGGACTCGTACTTTACTAAGAGGAAGTGGG GACAACATGAGCCTCCTCCACCACGGCAGCACGCAGGTCTGCTCCCAGAGTCTCTGATCTGGGCCTACATTGTTCAGCTAAGCTCGGCCCTGCGCACCATCCACACCGCGGGCCTCGCCTGTCGTGTCATGGACCCCAGCAAGATTCTCATCACTGGCAAGACCAG GTTACGGGTGAACTGTGTTGGAGTGTTTGATGTCTTAACATTTGACAGCAGTCAGACCAATCATCTTGCCCTAATGCCACAGTACCAG CAAGCAGACCTAGTGTCACTGGGCAAGGTGGTGCTGGCGTTGGCATGTAACTCCCTGGCTGGCATTCAAAGGGAGAACCTGCAAAAGGCCATGGAGCTGGTGTCTATCAACTACTCTTCAGACCTCAAGAACCTCATTCT gtatCTGCTGACAGAACAGTCTCGCCTGCGCAGCGTCAATGACATTATGCCAATGATCGGAGCCCGATTCTACACACAACTAGATGCATCGCAGATGAGGAACGATGTCATCGAGGAGGACCTGGCCAAG GAGGTACAAAATGGCCGTCTCTTCCGTCTGTTGGCCAAACTGGGCACCATCAATGAGCGTCCAGA GTTTCAGAAGGACCCATCGTGGTCAGAGACGGGGGACCGCTACCTGTTGAAGCTTTTCCGGGATCACTTGTTTCACCAGGTGACAGAAGCTGGGACGCCCTGGATCGACCTCAGCCACATCGTCTCCTGCCTCAACAAA ctGGATGCTGGTGTTCCTGAGAAGATCAGTCTTGTGTCTCGGGATGAGAAAAGCATCCTGGTTGTGACCTACTCGGACCTGAAGCGCTGCTTTGACAGCACCTTCCAggagctgcaggctgcagcCTCTGGCTCTCTGTAG